attctaaaactcttttagtactagattctggctcctgtagtgtcaaaactagatcatctgcaaatgctctcaatttatactgtttaggaAAACAACAGTAATCTTTAGAAAAGTTTCCTTTGTTGCAGGGCTGAATGATTACAGGTTCATTTATGAGAAAATTCCCACAACCAGATTTATTTTCCAGTGATGTACTAAAGAGAAAATCAAAGTTGCCTGTAAATGCTAAAGCAAGGCCACATTTTTCCAAGTGAATATTTCATATAcaactgaattttttaaaagatgagaaaAAGCTACAATACTATTTGAGGCGTTCTTTGTACATTAAACAACAGATACAGTATTTGTTGGCTTTCATAATTCCTCTTCAAACTGGATTACGCTTAATTTTCACATTCTTTGGGTGCAGGAGCTTTTGCCAAGCGATTTCTTAAGCGCTATCTGGACATCTTTGTTTCTCAGGCTGTAGACTAAAGGGTTCAACAATGGAGTCACCATTGTGTAAGAGACAGTAATAAAAGTAGTCTGATCTAGCGTGTAACTGGATTTGGGCCCTAAATAGATAATGCCAGCACACCCAAAGTGCACTACGACCACGATAAGATGGGAGGCACAAGTGGAAAAGGCTTTACGCTTCCCAGCCGTTGTGGGAATTTTCAAGACAGTGTTTGCAATTAAAATGTACGAGAGAAGGATGAACAGGAATGCACAAATTACAACCAAAAAAGAAATAATGGTAATGACAATTTCTCCTATGTAGTTTCGGCCACAGGCTAATTCAAGCAAAGGTGCTAAATCACACAAAAAGTGCTTAACTTCATTTGGCCCACAGAAAGGCAAGGTAAATATGATTATAGTCTCTgaggtggaaaaaagaaatccagttgttgctgaacaagCCACCAGTTTGGTGCAGAGACTTTGATTCATCAAAATCTGATAACGTAAAGGTTTGCATATGGAGACATATCGGTCATACCCCATCACTGCTAGAAGCATACAATTTGTGCATGCAAAGCCCAGGAAAATGCACATCTGAGTAGCACAGCCAATGAAGGAAATGGTCTTCTTCTCTCTCAGAAAATTTGCAAGCATATTGGGAATAATTACGAGTGAGTAGCAGATTTCTGAGAAGGagaggatggagaggaagaagtacatggggatGTGGAGGCTGCGGTCAAGCCTTATCGCAGTGATGATGATTATATTTGCCATCAAAGTAACCAGGTAAATTAGAGAGAACACCAGAAACAAGGGAATCTGCAGGTCTGGGAA
This portion of the Podarcis raffonei isolate rPodRaf1 chromosome 17, rPodRaf1.pri, whole genome shotgun sequence genome encodes:
- the LOC128405198 gene encoding olfactory receptor 10T2-like; this translates as MGRENQTAVTEFIFVGFSNFPDLQIPLFLVFSLIYLVTLMANIIIITAIRLDRSLHIPMYFFLSILSFSEICYSLVIIPNMLANFLREKKTISFIGCATQMCIFLGFACTNCMLLAVMGYDRYVSICKPLRYQILMNQSLCTKLVACSATTGFLFSTSETIIIFTLPFCGPNEVKHFLCDLAPLLELACGRNYIGEIVITIISFLVVICAFLFILLSYILIANTVLKIPTTAGKRKAFSTCASHLIVVVVHFGCAGIIYLGPKSSYTLDQTTFITVSYTMVTPLLNPLVYSLRNKDVQIALKKSLGKSSCTQRM